One genomic window of Leptolyngbya sp. NIES-3755 includes the following:
- a CDS encoding phosphoketolase (similar to AA sequence:cyanobase_aa:LBDG_41120), which yields MRFSILPTPANFEPSIAQVREAHRAELAAIARYCRLTNYLAAAQIYLKDNFLLKEPLKSEHIKEGLLRRWDICPCINLIYAHLNCLIRHHDIRLFLIAETEQGTPALLANLYLEKSLQAFDPELTLDAKGLATLIRGFSCPCGFLHHADAGEELGHALAVAFGAVMDKPDLIVVCMMSDREAETGATATAWDSYKLIDPAKSGAVLPILHLDRYETSTPAIYSAMSDLELQQRFAGYGYQVRIVGNQNNHAEKNVVTQTVIDLNADLYRSFDWAYREICSIQQAARLGQLTAHPKFPLLIVRSSQDWISQGIDQDSIEALHRFRQLPTKAVKTNPQQLQLLEDWLRSYQIEELFDAQGCPIREILNLCPQGKQRMGCNAYTSGEAVYQPLNLPSTFDFEIPIQTQSCLCEENQLSNTEQIGKYITTVIEKNPQTFRIFCSNNLASGGLTSVPGTAYCNHHDFTQSDDVSIGLRRERIIEFFSHHNCQGWLQGYLLTGRHGLFLSYETSLNSMISRMNQHARFLQQFNTSPWRSQSGSCAQPPVASLNYLAISNSWQQEYSDFSRQSSSFINALLTQTADIARVYLPPDANCLITTIAHCLNTTDQINLIIASPDPMPQWLTMAEAIAHCRAGASIWHRASTDEGTHPDVVLVGIGDRSTVEVMAAAHILRDEMPELRVRVVNITDLRVLEKDAEGFQHLDQEMFEALFTRDRPVIINFHGTIAALKQLLFGRPNPNRFQLNGDRGEAIPSLAQYLRHGTSRFHLITQAIRLAARRNPIVAARASERVQYYKQVLAEQYRLSPKLRGRSSIP from the coding sequence ATGCGTTTCTCAATTCTGCCAACTCCTGCCAATTTTGAACCTTCGATCGCACAAGTCCGAGAGGCTCATCGGGCGGAACTAGCAGCGATCGCGCGTTATTGTCGCCTAACGAATTACCTTGCGGCGGCTCAAATCTACCTGAAAGACAATTTTCTACTCAAGGAACCCTTAAAGTCGGAGCATATCAAAGAGGGTTTACTAAGACGTTGGGATATCTGCCCTTGCATTAACTTGATCTATGCTCATCTCAATTGTCTAATTCGGCACCATGACATCAGACTTTTCCTCATTGCAGAGACAGAACAGGGCACCCCTGCACTGTTGGCAAACCTTTATTTAGAAAAATCTCTTCAAGCGTTTGACCCCGAACTGACCCTAGATGCGAAGGGACTAGCAACCTTGATTCGGGGCTTTTCCTGTCCCTGTGGTTTTCTCCATCACGCTGATGCAGGTGAAGAACTCGGTCATGCGCTCGCTGTCGCGTTTGGGGCAGTCATGGATAAGCCTGACTTGATTGTAGTGTGCATGATGAGCGATCGAGAAGCAGAAACAGGAGCGACAGCTACTGCCTGGGACAGCTACAAGTTGATCGATCCAGCAAAATCTGGCGCAGTGCTGCCAATTTTGCACCTCGATCGCTATGAGACTTCAACTCCCGCTATCTATAGCGCAATGAGTGATCTTGAACTTCAGCAGCGATTCGCAGGCTACGGCTATCAAGTCCGAATCGTTGGCAATCAGAACAATCATGCTGAAAAAAATGTAGTGACTCAAACCGTGATCGATTTAAATGCTGATCTCTATCGCTCATTTGATTGGGCATATCGAGAGATTTGTAGCATTCAACAAGCGGCGCGTTTAGGGCAGTTGACTGCTCACCCCAAGTTCCCTTTGCTGATTGTGCGATCGTCGCAAGACTGGATCAGTCAAGGAATCGATCAAGACTCGATCGAGGCGTTACATCGCTTTCGCCAACTTCCGACCAAAGCGGTAAAAACCAATCCGCAGCAGTTACAGCTTCTAGAAGACTGGTTACGCTCTTATCAAATTGAAGAATTATTTGACGCACAGGGATGCCCGATTCGAGAGATTCTTAACCTTTGTCCTCAAGGTAAGCAACGCATGGGCTGTAATGCCTACACATCTGGTGAAGCGGTCTATCAACCTCTAAATTTACCGTCTACCTTTGACTTTGAAATTCCAATTCAAACACAGTCCTGTTTATGTGAAGAAAATCAACTTAGCAATACAGAACAGATTGGGAAGTATATTACAACTGTGATTGAGAAGAATCCACAAACGTTCCGAATTTTCTGTTCTAATAATTTAGCGTCAGGCGGATTGACATCCGTACCAGGAACAGCCTACTGCAATCATCATGATTTTACTCAGTCTGATGATGTATCGATCGGTTTGAGAAGAGAACGGATAATAGAGTTTTTCAGCCACCACAACTGTCAGGGATGGCTTCAAGGCTATCTGCTCACAGGTCGGCACGGGCTTTTTCTGTCGTATGAAACGTCATTAAACAGCATGATCAGCAGGATGAACCAGCACGCTAGATTCCTGCAACAGTTCAACACATCCCCGTGGCGATCGCAAAGCGGAAGCTGTGCCCAGCCGCCCGTTGCTTCTCTGAATTATTTAGCAATTTCAAACTCATGGCAGCAGGAATACAGCGACTTTTCGCGGCAAAGCTCTAGTTTTATCAATGCGTTGCTGACTCAAACAGCGGACATCGCGCGGGTTTACCTACCGCCAGACGCGAACTGTTTGATTACGACGATCGCGCACTGCTTAAACACGACCGATCAGATTAATCTCATCATTGCGAGTCCTGATCCGATGCCGCAATGGTTAACCATGGCAGAAGCGATCGCGCACTGTCGGGCAGGGGCTTCAATTTGGCATCGGGCAAGTACTGATGAAGGCACTCATCCTGATGTAGTGCTGGTTGGAATTGGCGACCGCTCTACAGTTGAAGTTATGGCAGCCGCTCACATCTTGCGAGACGAAATGCCAGAACTGCGGGTGCGGGTGGTCAATATCACTGACCTGCGAGTGTTGGAAAAAGACGCGGAAGGTTTTCAGCATTTAGATCAGGAAATGTTTGAAGCATTGTTCACCCGCGATCGCCCAGTCATTATCAACTTTCATGGCACGATCGCAGCCTTGAAACAGCTTCTTTTTGGTCGTCCAAATCCTAACCGCTTTCAACTCAACGGCGACCGAGGCGAAGCCATTCCCTCGCTTGCTCAATATCTGCGTCACGGCACTTCACGCTTTCATTTAATCACTCAGGCGATTCGATTGGCAGCCCGACGCAATCCCATTGTTGCAGCACGAGCGAGTGAACGAGTGCAGTACTACAAGCAGGTTTTAGCAGAGCAATATCGTCTGAGTCCGAAATTGAGGGGGCGATCGAGCATCCCCTAG
- a CDS encoding cyclopropane-fatty-acyl-phospholipid synthase (ab initio prediction:Prodigal:2.6;~similar to AA sequence:cyanobase_aa:CT1969): MLINLVQPKFQSRIQDTLALADIEINGDRPWDLQVHNTDLYQRVLRQGSLGLGESYMQGWWDCPKLDEFFAKVLRANLYDQIKDDLATVLETAKAKLWNMQSLNRSFHIGESHYDLGNELYQLMLDSRLTYSCGYWKTAQNLDQAQEAKLDLICRKLQLEKGMTLLDIGCGWGSLMKYAAEKYEVSCVGLTVSQEQIKLGEELCEGLPVKFVLQDYRQFDGQFDRVASVGMVEHVGHKNHRVFMDKVNRCLKDDGLFLLHTIGNNHTDFCVDRWIDKYIFPNGLLPSAAQISGSAEKLFVIEDWHDFGQYYDPTLMAWWQNFDGNWGKLASKYGDQFYRMWKYYLLMSAGAFRARHIQVWQIVFSKNGILGGYQTVR; the protein is encoded by the coding sequence CCTTGGGATCTGCAAGTTCACAACACCGATCTTTATCAAAGAGTCTTGAGACAGGGATCGCTGGGACTGGGTGAATCTTACATGCAGGGGTGGTGGGATTGCCCAAAGCTAGATGAGTTTTTCGCGAAAGTCCTCCGAGCAAACCTCTACGATCAAATCAAGGACGATCTAGCTACAGTGCTAGAAACTGCTAAAGCAAAACTTTGGAACATGCAGAGCCTGAACCGGAGTTTTCACATCGGCGAAAGCCATTACGACTTGGGAAACGAGCTTTATCAACTCATGCTTGACTCCAGGTTGACCTATAGCTGCGGCTACTGGAAAACGGCTCAAAACTTAGATCAAGCTCAAGAAGCAAAACTGGATTTAATTTGTCGAAAACTACAGCTTGAAAAAGGCATGACGCTTTTAGACATTGGTTGTGGTTGGGGCAGCTTGATGAAGTATGCCGCTGAGAAATATGAGGTTTCTTGTGTCGGTCTTACGGTTTCTCAAGAACAGATAAAACTAGGAGAAGAACTCTGTGAGGGCTTACCCGTAAAGTTTGTTTTGCAAGATTATCGTCAGTTTGATGGGCAGTTTGACCGCGTTGCATCTGTGGGAATGGTTGAACACGTCGGGCACAAAAATCATCGGGTGTTTATGGACAAAGTGAACCGTTGTCTTAAAGACGATGGATTATTTTTATTGCACACGATCGGCAATAATCACACCGATTTTTGTGTAGACAGGTGGATCGACAAATACATTTTTCCAAATGGGTTACTACCGTCTGCTGCTCAGATTTCCGGGTCTGCCGAAAAGCTATTTGTGATAGAAGATTGGCATGATTTTGGTCAATATTATGACCCTACTTTAATGGCTTGGTGGCAAAATTTTGATGGAAACTGGGGAAAATTAGCGTCTAAATATGGAGATCAATTTTACAGAATGTGGAAATATTATCTGTTGATGTCGGCAGGCGCTTTTAGAGCGAGACATATTCAAGTTTGGCAGATTGTGTTTTCCAAAAATGGAATTCTTGGTGGATATCAAACTGTGAGGTGA